CTTCACCTCCAAAAAGTCCTCTGCCTAATTTCTTAGAAAACTCAACACCTATAGAAACTCCTTTTGCTGCGCATAAAAAAGCATCTTTCTGACAGATAAATCTTCCGCCGTTTTTAGTTAAATCAATGGGAATAATCTTACCTGGATATGGCGAGGCAAAGCACACTTTTTTCTTTCCGACTAATTCATTATAGAATACAGTCATAAACATACTCTCACCGGTAAGTAATCGCTTACCTGCGCCAAATATTTTATTTAATAAACCGGTATCATTTTTAGATCCATCTCCAAAAATGGTTTCCATTTTAATACCGTCTTCCATCATCATAAAAGTACCGGCTTCAGCAATAACGCCCTCTTGCGGATCTAATTCGATCTCGACATATTGCATTTCTTCTCCAAAAATTTGGTAATCTATTTCGTGTGCAGTCATCGTAAAATTTCGTTTTTGATTTGATTGATTTTATTAATAAGTACGATACTCAAACGAAAAGTTACAGAAATATTTCAGTCTATTTAGATTTTTTTAATCAAGGACTCTCCTAATTTCTGAAAATGAAGAGTTTCAATATTAACCTTTACTTTTAACTTTAACTGTCCATTGAAAATCGAATGTACTAACGGCTATTCCTTCCTTATTTGTACCTACACTTTGCATCCAAAATGTTTGTCCCTCACCGGTCGCAATTGTTTTTTGAATTGCTTCTTCAATTTTATGACCGTCATTACACGCAAAAGTGATTTTACCAGTAGCCTTTTTTGTAAATGAAGCTTTGTTATTAGCCACCAGCATAGAAATTTTATACCCGCTTTCCTTTATTTGATCTATAACCATAGCTCCTGTACTTAACTCTGCAGCCATACCCTGCACTGCCCAAAACATAGAATTAAATGGATTCTGATTAATCCATCTATGGGTTACTGTAGTAATTGCTGTCTTTGATGATATTGATTTTATACGCACACCACACAACCAAGCAGACGGCAGTTTAAATAGTATAAAGGTGTTGAATTTACGCGGTGTTACAGACATAACTAAAGAATTAATTTTTTCAAAAATAGACTTAACATTCCACTTTCCTAAATTTCTTTTTTGTTAATATAATGTTAAATTTAAGTACTATGTAATACAAAATACCTGCCTTTATATATATATTTGCATAAGAAAATAATAAGCAATGGAAACTAGTATTACAAATTATCAAAAAAACGTAGCTACATTTATTCACCTATCTGTATTTGCGCAATTTATATTTCCGTTAGGAAATTTTATAGCACCCTTATTAATATGGGCAGCTTTAAAGAAAGAATCTGTATATGTTGATAATCATGGGAGGCGCGCCCTAAACTTTCAAATGAGTACAACTCTTTATGCTATTGCTATTATACTTATTGCGATACCATTTATAATATGGCAGGCAATCAATGCCTCAGATCAATTTGACACTATTTATCTACAATCATTTGAGAGTTTTACAATTCCAGGTGACGCTCTAGGTTTAATTGTTACAGGGCTAATTTTTGGGATATTATTACTGGCACTTTGTATGTTGTCGCTCTTTTCAGTCATATCTGCCGCAGTAAGTGCCAGTAATGGAGAACCATATAAATATCCTTTGAGTATAAACTTTTTAAAACCGCTTAGTGCTTCTAACCAGAAAGCACCTTTAGACTCATCACCTAAAGCTTAAGCAAAATCATTGCACCCTTGCGGTGAGTCAAAAAACGAACAGTTATTAATCGCTTAACACTAAGAATCTATGAAGATTGAAAACACAAAAGCGCAAATGCGTAAAGGTGTTTTGGAGTATTGCATCTTATCAATATTAAAGGATGAAGATGCCTATGTTGCCGAAATATTAGACACGCTAAAAGACGCTAAGTTACTGGTGGTTGAAGGTACAATTTACCCACTACTTACCAGACTTAAAAATGCCGGTTTATTAAACTATCGCTGGGAAGAATCTACTAGCGGGCCGCCTCGTAAGTATTACGGGCTCACAGATACCGGAAAGCTCTTCTTAAATGAACTATCATCAACCTGGGACGACCTTCAAAAAGCCGTTCAACTGGTAACCAATCATAAAGCTAAAAACAATGAATAAAACAGTTAATATTAATCTAGCAGGCCTATTTTTTCACATAGATGAGAATGCTTATGCAAAATTACAACGCTATCTCGACGCGATAAAAAGGTCATTTACAGACGCTCAAGGTCGTGATGAAATTATTCAGGATATTGAAGCTCGAATTGGTGAACTTTTTAATGAACGCGTAAAAAATGAACGTCAGGTAATAGGTCTTACCGAAGTTGACGAAGTCATTAAAATAATGGGGCAACCCGAAGATTACCGTCTTGACGAAGATCTTTTTGAAGATGAGGGTGCTCCTGTCTACACTGCAAATAGTTCTAAAAAATTATACCGAGATACAGATACTTCCTATCTAGGTGGGGTTTGTGCTGGTCTGGGTCATTACTTTCAGATTGATGCAGTATGGATACGTCTAGCACTCGTTTTATTAACAATATTCTCCTGGGGTGGTTTTATTCTAATTTATATAGCTTTCTGGATATTTGTTCCGGTAGCACTTACGACTTCAGAAAAACTTGAAATGCGGGGAAAGGCCGTAAACATAGACAATATACAGCGTAAAGTAAAAGAGGGTTTTGACACTGTTGCAGATTCTGTAAAAAATGTTGACTATGTTAAGTATGGTAATCAAGCCCGGAAAGGAGCAGATTCTTTAGCAACTAGTCTGGGTGCGTTAGTTATGTTTATCCTCAAAGTTTTTGTAAAATTCATAGGTATTTTACTCATAATAATTGGCGGTTCTACACTAATCGCTTTATTTGTAGCCTTAGTATCTGCCGGGACATTAGATGTATTTGGACAACAAGGAAGAATTCTAGGTTATGCCGAGATGGTTAATACATCAGGAGCTCCTATCTGGTTAATTACACTACTTACCTTTTTGGCGATAGGTATACCCTTCTTTATGTTATTTTATCTGGGATTACGCATCTTGGTTAATACACTAAAGAGGTTAAGCCTTACGGCAAAACTATCACTACTGGGCTTGTGGTTAATCTCATTAATTGCCATTGCGGTATTAGGAGTACGACAAGGTATGGCTACTGCTGTTGATGGAGAAGTTTTAATTACTGAAGTTATCGCAGCTAATCCTACAGACACTTTAAAAGTAAAAATGGTGACACAAAACCAGTATGGGGCAGACAAATACCACAATACTAGCTGGAAGATACGTACAGATGAAAACGGAAAGAAAGTTATCTATAATCGAGATGTAAATCTAAGTATTCAAAAAAGCGATTCGCCCGAAGCTAAACTTATCATCAAAAAGAATGCTCAGGGAAGCTCTTATGAAGAAGCCGAAGCACGCGCCGGCACTATTTATTATAACTTTAAATACGAAAATGGCACACTCCTGCTAGATAACTTTTTTGTAACCGAATTAGCAAGTAAATTTAGAGATCAGGAAATAAACTTAATCATCGCAATTCCAGAAGGAATGACCTTACTAACCGATGAAAATATATCTTCTTATCACAGAAGTAGATATTCAGATTTACTCGATCACGATCATATAGGTTATCATACAATTATGCGATCTAATACTCTTATGTGCACAGATTGCCCTTTAGAAGAATTTACAGAAACAAATGACTGGGAATATTCTGAATCAACAACAGATAGTACTTCTACAGATGGCATCTATGAATATAAAGCTAAAGTAACCCCTAAAAAAGATGGCGTTATGGTTAAACAAACAGGTATTAAAGACAGTGTTTATACTAGACAAGATTCTATAAATTAAAAAATTACGCATCAATCAAAATCAAATATTATGACCACACTAATCAAATTAATTATAGGTTCACTTATCGCCTTAGTAATGACCTCGTGTAATTTCAATTTTGAAATGGGGCAAGTTAACGGTACTGGTAATGTTGTAACAAAAGACCTAAACCTAAGCCAGGAATTTTCTAAAATTCACAGTAGTAACGGCTGGGACGTAGTTTTAGAAAAAGGTACTACACCGTCTGTTGTAGCAGAGATGGACGAAAATCTGTTAGAATACTTAGACGTACATTTTGAAGGTAACACACTACGCATAGAAACTACAGACAATTCAAACATAGGAAACGCGACATCACGTAAGATTCACGTGACTTACACGCAACCCATTGAAGAGATTAAAGCAAGTAGCGCATCAAATATTACAGCTACCGAAGCTTTAACAGGAGATCGTATTAGTTTTGATCTGTCAAGTGCAGCAACGGTAAAGCTACCTATAGAAATTCGTGAGATTGTAGCAGAAGCAAGTAGCGCCGCTACTTTAGATCTTGAGGGTGAAGCACAAACAGTTCGTTTTGATGCAAGTTCTGCCGCTACGATTAATGCAAAGGATCTAAAATCTGAATTTTGTGATGCTGAAGCTTCAAGCGCGGGAAGTATTCGAGTTTATGCTTCTAAAGAAATTGCCTCTAAAGCTTCAAGCGCCGGGGATATTGATTACTGGGGATCTCCTAAAAAAGTAGCGGTAATTGAAAGTTCTGGCGGAAACATTAGCAAACAATAAAATCATCATTCATCAATCAATCATAAAAGCCACAGAATATGTGGCTTTTATTATATTTGGTCTTTTCTAAAAACAAAAGATTGACCTTCTTAAAACTTATTAGATATAAAAATCTGCTGTTGATTATATTAACACAGGTTCTGGTTCATTACGGGTTTTTAAAGGCACTACATTTACCTGTGCTTCTAACCCATTTCAACTTTGCATTATTAGTAATTGCAACGGTGTGTATTGCTGCTGCCGGTTATATAATTAATGACTTAAATGACGTTGAAAGTGATTTAATTAACAAACCCTCAAAAACCTATATCCCCCACTATTTTTCAGAAAACTTTGCATTTAATAGTTATCTCGTTTTTAACATTGGTGGAGTAGGTTTAGGCTTTTTGTTATGTAACCGTCTGGGACTATCTAATTTTACGACCGTTTTTGTGCTTATTTCAGCATTGCTGTATGTTTATGCAAACTTTTTAAAAAGAGTAATTCTCATCGGAAACCTAGTAGTTAGTCTCGTGGTAGCTTCAGCTATTTTTATACTTTTAATATTTGATATTTTACCTTTTTTAAACAGTTTTCAAAAAGAATTACTTACTCCATTTTCAGTCGTACGTGATTATGGGATTTTTGCCTTATTGCTTAATTTTCTAAGAGAACTCGTTAAAGATATTGAAGATGCAAATGGCGATTATGCAGTGGGTATAAAATCACTGCCTATTCTTTTAGGTCTGGAGCGCACAGCAAAGATAGCTGGTTACATAAGCGTTGTTTACATTTTTACAATATTAGGCTATATCTATTTGTATGTGCAAACCAATGTTTGGTTATCGCTGTATTTAGTAGCCGCGGTGATTGTTCCGTTAGTTTTATTTTGTATAAAAGCCCGCTATGCAGAAAAACAAAAGCACTATGCATACCTATCAAAACTATTAAAGTTTATTATGCTAACAGGTATTTTATCTCTGGGGGTTTTGACTTTGACACTTAAGTATTAAAGCTTAAAATATTTAGAACAAATCTGTATAACTTATGCTTCCTAACCTGCTGAAAAATAATAAAATCATTCTAGCATCCCAATCGCCAAGACGTCAGGAACTACTAAGCGCTCTTGAAGTCGATTTTGAAGTACGTCTAAAACCGGTTGAAGAAACCTATCCCGACGGAATGCAACCTTTTGAAATCGCTGAATATATTGCACAGAAAAAAGCAGCCGCCTTTCTTGAAGACTTAATAGAAAATGAAATCCTCATTACGGGAGACACACTTGTTTTTAAAGATGATCAAGCTCTGGGTAAACCTAAAGATGCACAGCACGCAACTCAAATGCTTCAGTTATTAAATGGTACAAGTCACCAGGTTATTTCTTCAGTATGTGTGACTACAATTAAACAACAATTAACAACTAATGATATTGCAACAGTACACTTCAGGACGCTTTCAGAAGAAGAAATTGAGCATTATATTAAAATCTACAGACCTTTTGACAAAGCAGGTGCATACGGCATTCAAGAATGGATAGGTCACATTGCATTAGAAAAATTAGAAGGCTCTTATAATACGGTTATGGGATTGCCTACACAGAAATTATACACGCTACTTAAACAAATTTTGGAACACTAGATTCATTCTTTAAAAAAGATAATTTCTATCATTAAATAAAGCTCTTTTCAGGTATTTTAGTTTTGTTAAAGAAACCGTAAAGAAATCTTCTTAGATGCCGTTTTACCTATCTTTGAAACTACCTGTTCTAACATTAAAATACTCAATACATGCGCTTTTTAATCGCTCTACTTTGCTGCGTTACGTTACAAATGCAAGCTCAAAAACCAAAAAAGCCATCCTCTTCAGAAATTTTTGAGCAAATTAAAGGATTAAACTTTTTAGGTACGGCCCTCTATGTTGCTGCACACCCAGATGATGAGAATACTGCAATGATTTCTTATCTCGCTAATACCGTACATGCCCATACAGGATACCTTGCTCTAACTCGAGGTGATGGCGGACAAAACCTAATAGGGCCAGAAATTAGAGAATTACTGGGCGTAATACGTACTCAGGAGTTATTAGCTGCCCGCCGTACAGACGGAGGAGAACAACGTTTTACCCGCGCTAATGATTTTGGTTATTCAAAAAATCCCGAAGAAACCTTAGCCTTTTGGGAACGCGATCAGGTTCTTAGCGATGTGGTATGGGCTATACGTAATTTTAAGCCAGATGTTATTATTAATCGTTTTGATCACAGATCTCCCGGCACCACACACGGTCATCACACCACATCTGCAATGCTAAGTGTACAGGCTTTTGATCTGGTAAATGATGTAAACACTTTTCCAAAACAATTAGAACTTACAGAAACATGGCAACCCAAGCGTCTGTTTTTTAATACCTCTTATTGGTTTTACGGCGGGCAGGAAGCTTTTGATAATGCAGATAAGAGCAACCTCGTCAAAGTTGATGTAGGAAGCTACTACCCTGCTTACGGTTTAAGTAATACCGAAATTTCTGCATTAAGCCGCAGTCAGCATAAATCTCAAGGTTTTGGTAATACAGGTTCTCGTGGAGACCAAATAGAATATCTAGAGCTTTTAAAAGGTGAATACCCACAAAATGGGAATCTTTTTGAAGGAATTGATACCTCCTGGAATCGGGTAGATGGTGGCGCTGACATAGGAGAAATTCTCGAAGCGGTTGAAAAGAATTACGATTTTAAAAATCCGGCAGCGAGTTTACCTCAGCTTTTAGAAGCGTATGAACTGATTAAAAATCTTAAGAATGCACACTGGCGCGATTTAAAAATCACTCAAATTACTGCAATAATTAAGGCCTGCGCAGGTTTGTATTTAGAAGCTGCCAGTTCACAACAAACTGCAGTGGCCAATGAAACTATAAACGTAAATTTTGAAGCCATAAATCGCAGTGAATTTCCTGTAAGAATTGAAAGTATTGTTTTGGAGCCTTCTGGCAAAAAATACGAGGTAGCTGAGCCACTTAGATCGCTAAACTTCAATAAACGTTACAATATGCAGCAAAAACTGAATATAGGTACTGCCGCTATTACAACGGCATATTGGCTAAAAGAAGAAGGATCTGTAGGAATGTATAAGGTTACTGATCAAAAATTAATAGGTCTACCTGAAACTCCTAAAACATTTAAAGCGGTATTCCATTTAAAATTAGGTGATGTAGAAATCCCTATTACTACAGATGTAATCTACAAATACAATGACCGCGTAATTGGTGAAGTTTATGAACCGTTTGAGATTGTCCCCGAAGCTTCGATACTGGTAAAAGACCCTGTAATCATTTTTGCGAATGCAGAACCTAAAACGATTACAACAGAGGTCACCGCTTACAGTTCTAATTTAAAAGGCACCGTATCTTTAAAGGTACCTGACGGCTGGAAGGTAAGCGCAGCGCAGCCTGTAACTATTTCACAAAAAGGAGAAACAAAAAATATTGCTTTTACCGTTACTCCTCCCAAGAATGCGAGTGAAGGCATTTTACAACCTCAACTTGAGTTAAACGGAAAAACACTAAACACTAAAATTACTAAAATCGATTATGAGCATATCCCGTTGCAAACGCTCGTTCTCCCGTCTACTAATAAGCTCGTGCGTCTTGATATTGCTAAAAAAGGAAACTATATAGGCTACATTGCCGGTGCCGGTGACGCCATCCCAGAAAGCCTGGAGCAAATAGGATATCAAGTGGCTCTTCTTGACATTAATGAAGTTACTAAAGCGACTTTACAACAGTTTGATGCTGTAGTTATGGGTATAAGAGCTTATAATGTTTTAGACGAACTCAAATTTAAACAACCCCTGTTGCTAGATTATGTAAATAATGGAGGTACGATGATTGTACAATACAATACAGCCCGTGGTTTTAACTTTCCTAATCTGGGGCCTTTTCCACTTGAGTTGAGTAGCGACCGGGTTACCGATGAGTTTGCAGAAGTAACAATTCTAGATCCTACAGCAGAACTTTTAAATGTTCCGAATAAAATAACAGCAAAAGACTTTGAAGGGTGGGTACAAGAACGTGGTTTATACTTTCCTAAAAATTGGAATGAAGCATACAAACCCATAATTTCTATGCACGACAAAGATGAGGACCCAAATGAAGGTAGCTTGCTTGTGGCAAAATATGGTAAAGGTCATTATATTTATACCGGTCTCAGTTTCTTTAGAGAACTTCCGGCGGGAGTTTCTGGAGCATACAGGCTTTTTACCAATATGCTTTCAATAGGAAAAAACGACCAAAAAATTAAACAATGATGCAACCTAAAAAAGAAGGATGGTCTAAATACTATACGCTGGTACTTATACTCAACGCAGTATATATCATCTTGTTTTTTTTATTAATGAATTATTATACGGCTTAGTATGCAAACTATAGATTGGATTGTTCTGGTTGCTACACTTGCTTTTATTGTAATTTATGGTGTTTACAAAACACGTGGACGTACTAATGTTCAGGATTATATACGCGGTGGAAATGAATCTAAATGGTGGACAGTAGGGTTATCTGTAATGGCAACACAAGCCAGTGCGATTACCTTTTTATCTACTCCGGGCCAGGCTTACAATGATGGTTTAGGTTTTGTTCAATTCTATTTTGGGTTGCCTATCGCAATGATTGTAATTTGTATATTTTTTATTCCTATTTATTATAAACTTAATGTTTATACGGCTTATGAGTATTTAGAAAGCAGATTTGATCAACGCACACGCTCACTTGCTTCCGGCTTATTTTTATTATCTCGCGGACTCGCTGCAGGTATTACCATATTTGCTCCGTCAATTATTTTATCTGCCGTATTAGGATGGGACCTAAATACACTCAATATTATAATTGGTCTACTTGTAGTAGTTTACACAATTTCTGGAGGAACAAAAGCAGTTACCGTCACACAAAAACAACAAATGGGTGTGATTTTCTTAGGTATGTTTGTCGCTTTCTTTCTCATTATAAGCTACCTGCCTCAAGACATCAGTTTTAATAATGCCTTAGAAATTGCAGGAGCAAGTGGTAAACTCGATGTTCTTGATTTCTCATTTGATTTTAATAATCGCTATACCTTCTGGAGTGGTATTCTAGGTGGTACATTTTTAATGCTTTCCTATTTTGGTACAGATCAAAGTCAGGTGCAACGCTATCTAAGCGGAAAATCTATTCGGGAAATGCAATTGGGGATGATTTTTAATGGTCTATTAAAAGTACCTATGCAATTCTTTATTTTGCTTGTAGGGGTTATGGTTTTCGTTTTTTATCAATTTAATCCTACACCTCTAAACTTTAATCCCGCTGCAACAAATGCAGTTGTAGGCACACCTTTTGAAAAAGAATACAATACACTTCAGAATAAATTAAATGAGCTTCGGTCAGATAAATCTGAACTCAGTTATTTAGTTGCAGAAAATGCATCTAAGCAAATCACAGCAGCAAATGGTGAGCAAATTACCACAGCTCTAGCCTTGGCAAATCTTAATAAAGAGGAAAAAACACTACGAGAAAAAGCCCGTATGGTAATTAATCAGGCAGACCAAAATGTAGAAGTTAATGACAAAGATTATGTCTTTATTCATTTTATACTTAATAATTTACCCCGAGGTCTTATAGGACTTCTACTTGCAGTAATTCTATCTGCAGCGATGTCATCTACTGCATCAGAACTTAATGCCCTCGCAGCAACGACCACGGTAGATTTTTACAGACGTAATCTAGATGAAGAAAAAGAAGAATCTCACTTTGTTGATGCTACAAAGTGGTTTACACTCAGTTGGGGAATTCTTGCCATTTTAATAGCCTGTACGGCCAATCTATTTGACAATTTAATACAGTTAGTAAATATAATTGGCTCCATATTTTACGGTACGATTCTAGGTATATTTATGTCGGCCTTCTTTATTAAAAAAATCCAGTCTAAAGCTGTTTTTATCGCTGCGATACTTACTCAACTTATTGTCATCATATTATTCAGTTTAGATAAATTAGAATACATACAATTACCGTATTTATGGCTCAACTTTGTAGGTTGTGCTTTAGTCATTTTAATTGGGCTGACTTTACAAACTACTTTTAAAGACAGTCCTAAAACAGAGCTATTAGAATAATGAAAACAATTCGTTGGGGAATATTAGGACTAGGCAAAATTGCAAATAGTTTTGCAACAGATATGCAACACGTGAACGACTCTGTTGTTTATGCAGTAGCATCACGATCGCAGGATAAAGCTGATGAATTTGGAGCTAATTACAAAGCGACAAAATGTTATAACAGTTATGAGCAACTTGCAAAAGATCCTGATGTTGATGCGGTTTATATAGCCACACCCCATGTGCGTCATTATGAAGATACGCTGCTTTGTCTTTCTCACGGAAAAGCGGTACTGTGTGAAAAACCCTTTGCTATGAATTTACAGCAGGTTGAAGAAATGATTTCTGTAGCTAGAGCTAACAATGTGTTGTTGATGGAAGCATTGTGGACCCGTATGATGCCGCACTTCAAATTTGTCAAAGAAGAATTAGAGTCCGGGAAGTTTGGAGCGGTAAAAACACTTAATGCTGATTTCTCGTTTAATGCACCTGTTAATTTAGAAGGTAGGTTGTACAATAAAGATCTAGGTGGTGGCTCATTGTTAGATATAGGTATTTACCCCGTTTTCTGTGCTTTGGCATTAATAGGAACTCCTGAAACAATTAACGCCAAAGCAAAAATAGGAAAAACTGAAGTCGACGAAGAAATTGAAATTACCTTTAACTACAATTCAGAAACACAAGCGTTTCTATCTTCAAGTATTTTAAAGGATACACCTACCACGGCTACATTGGTATGTGACAATGGCATTATTTATTTACATAGTAAATTTCACCATACAGACAAGGTTACTACAATTTTAAATGGCGTAAAAGTCGAACACGATTTTAGATATACCGCCAAAGGATATCATTTTGAAATTATGCATTTTGCAGAACTTCTGAGAGCGCACAAAACAGAAAGCCCACTAATGTCTTTTGATTTTAGCAAAACACTCATTAGTACCTTAGATGAGATTAGAGAGTTAATAGGATTACACTACGCATAAAAAAAGCCGTAAATCATCAGATTTACGGCTTATAATTTCTTTAAGATACTTTAATTACATCGCTCCCCACTCTTTTAAAGAGTCGGCATTCATTTTTATGTAATCCCCATTTCCTGCTTCTTTGGCGCCTGCCAGTGATTTTTTAGCCGCTTCTATTGCTGCCTTTTTATCACCTGCTTTAGCTAAAATTAAAGACTGCTGACGTAATTCCCAGAAACGTGGCGTTTCTTTCATACTCATTGCCTTATTCATCCAGGTTTTTGCTTTCTCAATATCTTTTCCGCTATTTAAGTAATACACTGCTGCATTAAAATAATCTCCGGCAGCCGGTCCTGATAATGCCTGGTCAATACTTGTCATTACTTCCTGATCTGTCATAACATTAAATTTTACAGGTACTACTGTATCTTCCCAGATGATATTCATCACTGCGCTATCTGCCATTACATCATCTATTAAAATTGTAAATGTTTCCATAGAAATAGGCATTTCTACAGGCTCAACCATTGTGCGTAATGCAATTTTACTATCCTCAAATTCTGTAATTAAGGGATTTGAATCATCTGTATAAAATATAACCTCCCACATATCTGCTCCCGGAATCGTATAAATACTATAAGTTCCTTTAGCAAGTTCTTTATCTGCTATCATTACAGGCTTATCAATTGTAAATTTTGTTGTCGCATTTGCACCTGTTCTCCAGATTTTTCCGAAAGGGACTAGATTCCCAAAAACTTCACGACCGCGCATATTAGGACGCGAGTAATCTAAGGTCACGGTTGTAAGACCTACCACCTGCTCCATTTCTGCATGTGCACTAGCAGAAGGAGTTTGTATTTGAGCTTGAGTAGAAAGACCCAAAGCAATAAAACATACGAGCATTATTTTTTTCATCTGATAAAAATTTTTAAGTATTATAATTCTGTTAATCAATGTTTTGTCTTATTAAGACAAGTATTACAATATAATTTATACTACCGTCTTATATGTTAACAAATTACTAATTAAAGCCGAAAAATTCAATACTAGAAAAAACTATCATTTCAATGAAACATT
The sequence above is a segment of the Leeuwenhoekiella sp. MAR_2009_132 genome. Coding sequences within it:
- a CDS encoding sodium:solute symporter, with protein sequence MQTIDWIVLVATLAFIVIYGVYKTRGRTNVQDYIRGGNESKWWTVGLSVMATQASAITFLSTPGQAYNDGLGFVQFYFGLPIAMIVICIFFIPIYYKLNVYTAYEYLESRFDQRTRSLASGLFLLSRGLAAGITIFAPSIILSAVLGWDLNTLNIIIGLLVVVYTISGGTKAVTVTQKQQMGVIFLGMFVAFFLIISYLPQDISFNNALEIAGASGKLDVLDFSFDFNNRYTFWSGILGGTFLMLSYFGTDQSQVQRYLSGKSIREMQLGMIFNGLLKVPMQFFILLVGVMVFVFYQFNPTPLNFNPAATNAVVGTPFEKEYNTLQNKLNELRSDKSELSYLVAENASKQITAANGEQITTALALANLNKEEKTLREKARMVINQADQNVEVNDKDYVFIHFILNNLPRGLIGLLLAVILSAAMSSTASELNALAATTTVDFYRRNLDEEKEESHFVDATKWFTLSWGILAILIACTANLFDNLIQLVNIIGSIFYGTILGIFMSAFFIKKIQSKAVFIAAILTQLIVIILFSLDKLEYIQLPYLWLNFVGCALVILIGLTLQTTFKDSPKTELLE
- a CDS encoding Gfo/Idh/MocA family protein; its protein translation is MKTIRWGILGLGKIANSFATDMQHVNDSVVYAVASRSQDKADEFGANYKATKCYNSYEQLAKDPDVDAVYIATPHVRHYEDTLLCLSHGKAVLCEKPFAMNLQQVEEMISVARANNVLLMEALWTRMMPHFKFVKEELESGKFGAVKTLNADFSFNAPVNLEGRLYNKDLGGGSLLDIGIYPVFCALALIGTPETINAKAKIGKTEVDEEIEITFNYNSETQAFLSSSILKDTPTTATLVCDNGIIYLHSKFHHTDKVTTILNGVKVEHDFRYTAKGYHFEIMHFAELLRAHKTESPLMSFDFSKTLISTLDEIRELIGLHYA
- a CDS encoding PIG-L family deacetylase, which encodes MRFLIALLCCVTLQMQAQKPKKPSSSEIFEQIKGLNFLGTALYVAAHPDDENTAMISYLANTVHAHTGYLALTRGDGGQNLIGPEIRELLGVIRTQELLAARRTDGGEQRFTRANDFGYSKNPEETLAFWERDQVLSDVVWAIRNFKPDVIINRFDHRSPGTTHGHHTTSAMLSVQAFDLVNDVNTFPKQLELTETWQPKRLFFNTSYWFYGGQEAFDNADKSNLVKVDVGSYYPAYGLSNTEISALSRSQHKSQGFGNTGSRGDQIEYLELLKGEYPQNGNLFEGIDTSWNRVDGGADIGEILEAVEKNYDFKNPAASLPQLLEAYELIKNLKNAHWRDLKITQITAIIKACAGLYLEAASSQQTAVANETINVNFEAINRSEFPVRIESIVLEPSGKKYEVAEPLRSLNFNKRYNMQQKLNIGTAAITTAYWLKEEGSVGMYKVTDQKLIGLPETPKTFKAVFHLKLGDVEIPITTDVIYKYNDRVIGEVYEPFEIVPEASILVKDPVIIFANAEPKTITTEVTAYSSNLKGTVSLKVPDGWKVSAAQPVTISQKGETKNIAFTVTPPKNASEGILQPQLELNGKTLNTKITKIDYEHIPLQTLVLPSTNKLVRLDIAKKGNYIGYIAGAGDAIPESLEQIGYQVALLDINEVTKATLQQFDAVVMGIRAYNVLDELKFKQPLLLDYVNNGGTMIVQYNTARGFNFPNLGPFPLELSSDRVTDEFAEVTILDPTAELLNVPNKITAKDFEGWVQERGLYFPKNWNEAYKPIISMHDKDEDPNEGSLLVAKYGKGHYIYTGLSFFRELPAGVSGAYRLFTNMLSIGKNDQKIKQ
- a CDS encoding DUF2911 domain-containing protein, whose product is MKKIMLVCFIALGLSTQAQIQTPSASAHAEMEQVVGLTTVTLDYSRPNMRGREVFGNLVPFGKIWRTGANATTKFTIDKPVMIADKELAKGTYSIYTIPGADMWEVIFYTDDSNPLITEFEDSKIALRTMVEPVEMPISMETFTILIDDVMADSAVMNIIWEDTVVPVKFNVMTDQEVMTSIDQALSGPAAGDYFNAAVYYLNSGKDIEKAKTWMNKAMSMKETPRFWELRQQSLILAKAGDKKAAIEAAKKSLAGAKEAGNGDYIKMNADSLKEWGAM